A genomic segment from Gilvibacter sp. SZ-19 encodes:
- a CDS encoding class I SAM-dependent methyltransferase, with protein sequence MLSAEEKRLYRSNLFRHLDGIVTAPVAYSLYNKGVLKELLALQSTTLTALNQKVQGNAGYLNVALRVLASQGWLNYNLDPESEEIHLATNDKSQYAFEACERYSDVVNFTQSAEEFHPRSFDLDTIANLNRIFNRYEKGDYDGNGKSDLELEIDAQIKLHIEGLLIGPITVMLGMDGMFHKYFMEASFGADEFHEDPENFSKILDYLTHIGWFSKQNDHYKFTNKGLFFARRSTAYGVTVSYLPTFRRMDDLLFGNAALLRSDMPNTPEIHVNREMNVWGSGGAHSAYFKKIDEIIIELFNKPIAQQPKGILDMGCGNGAFLIHLFDVIEQRTRRGQMLEEYPLFLVGVDFNKAALKVTRANLIKADIWAKVIWGDIADPETLEKDIQASYDIKLSDLLNVRTFLDHNRPWSAPKRNPEIQSKSTGAYAHRGEKLSNSAVEQNLYEHLEDWLPYIEKFGLLVIELHTLDPIITAKNIGKTAATAYDATHGFSDQFIVELEVFHSVIDRLGLQSDPKYFSKYPNSELATVSINYLTKNGND encoded by the coding sequence ATGTTATCCGCAGAAGAGAAACGACTTTACCGCAGCAATTTGTTCCGTCATTTGGATGGAATTGTCACTGCTCCTGTAGCTTATTCCTTATATAATAAAGGCGTTTTAAAAGAATTGCTAGCGCTGCAAAGCACCACTTTGACGGCACTCAACCAAAAGGTTCAAGGCAATGCAGGCTATTTGAATGTAGCTTTACGCGTGCTGGCTTCACAAGGCTGGCTCAACTACAATTTAGACCCCGAAAGCGAAGAAATCCACTTGGCCACAAACGACAAGAGCCAATATGCTTTTGAAGCTTGTGAACGCTACAGTGATGTGGTTAACTTTACCCAATCCGCAGAAGAATTCCACCCGAGAAGTTTTGACCTAGACACCATTGCCAATCTGAATCGGATCTTTAATAGATATGAAAAAGGAGATTACGACGGAAATGGCAAATCGGATCTGGAACTAGAAATTGACGCCCAAATAAAACTGCATATTGAAGGCTTGTTAATTGGTCCTATAACGGTGATGCTGGGTATGGATGGTATGTTTCACAAGTATTTTATGGAGGCCTCTTTTGGGGCAGATGAGTTCCATGAAGACCCGGAGAATTTTAGTAAGATCCTGGATTATTTGACCCACATCGGTTGGTTTAGCAAACAGAACGACCATTACAAATTCACCAATAAAGGACTCTTTTTTGCTCGTAGATCTACAGCATATGGGGTAACAGTTTCTTATCTGCCGACCTTTAGACGTATGGACGATCTCTTGTTCGGAAACGCTGCACTTTTGCGCAGCGATATGCCCAACACGCCAGAGATACACGTGAACAGGGAGATGAATGTCTGGGGAAGCGGCGGTGCGCACTCGGCCTATTTTAAAAAGATAGACGAGATAATCATTGAGCTCTTTAACAAGCCTATTGCTCAGCAACCCAAGGGAATTTTAGATATGGGCTGCGGTAATGGAGCCTTCTTGATCCATTTATTCGACGTTATTGAACAACGCACCCGTCGGGGTCAAATGCTAGAAGAATACCCTTTGTTCTTAGTTGGAGTGGATTTCAATAAGGCAGCTTTAAAAGTTACCCGCGCCAACCTCATCAAAGCAGATATTTGGGCTAAGGTCATTTGGGGTGATATTGCAGACCCGGAAACCTTAGAAAAAGACATACAAGCCAGTTACGACATTAAGCTTTCAGATCTGTTGAATGTGCGTACCTTTTTAGATCACAACCGTCCGTGGTCAGCCCCTAAAAGAAACCCTGAGATCCAAAGCAAATCTACGGGAGCCTATGCGCATCGCGGAGAAAAACTTAGCAACAGTGCCGTAGAACAGAATTTGTACGAACACTTAGAAGACTGGCTGCCCTATATTGAGAAGTTTGGGTTATTGGTGATCGAATTACACACCTTGGACCCAATCATTACGGCTAAGAATATAGGAAAGACAGCAGCTACGGCTTACGATGCTACTCACGGATTTTCTGATCAGTTCATTGTGGAGCTAGAGGTTTTCCATTCCGTAATAGATCGCTTGGGGCTGCAAAGCGACCCTAAGTATTTCTCCAAATATCCAAATAGTGAATTGGCGACAGTCAGTATCAATTACCTCACCAAGAATGGTAACGATTAA
- a CDS encoding helicase HerA-like domain-containing protein — protein sequence MSQTQEFFDHINNGYACKGEYITLGAGMLNDETVTNALVKIPLKTMNRHGLIAGATGTGKTKTLQIVAENLSAHGVPVLLMDMKGDLSGIAQPSPGHPKIDERHQKIGFPFEAKKFPVEILSLSEQDGVRLRATVSEFGPVLLSRILNVSETQAGIISIIFKYCDDNKLPLLDLKDFKKILQYSTNEGKKEFADEYGRISPASTGAILRRVVELEQQGGDLFFGEKSFDTDDLLRVDDNGMGYINVVRLTDIQDRPKLFSTFMLSLLAEIYSTFPEQGDSGRPELVIFIDEAHLIFKEASEALLDQIESIVKLIRSKGVGLYFVTQNPTDVPEAVLSQLGLKIQHALRAFTAKDRKAIKLTAENYPLSDYYKTDEVLTSLGIGEALVTALNEKGVPTPLAATMLRAPMSRMDVLEDDELKELIDNSKLIKKYNEEIDRESAYELLNKKIEVAEREETRAKAEKEKKETSRASSRRSSSSRRSSRQNPVVKVLTSPTVIRSVLGILGKLIK from the coding sequence ATGAGTCAGACTCAGGAATTCTTTGATCACATCAACAACGGTTATGCCTGTAAGGGAGAGTATATCACCCTGGGCGCAGGAATGCTCAATGACGAAACAGTGACCAACGCTTTGGTCAAAATTCCGTTAAAGACCATGAACAGACACGGTCTTATCGCGGGAGCAACCGGTACCGGAAAAACAAAGACCTTACAGATCGTAGCAGAGAACCTGTCCGCTCACGGCGTGCCTGTGCTGCTTATGGATATGAAAGGAGACCTATCGGGAATTGCCCAACCAAGTCCCGGGCACCCAAAGATCGACGAGCGTCACCAAAAGATCGGTTTCCCGTTCGAAGCCAAAAAGTTTCCTGTAGAGATCTTATCGCTTTCTGAGCAAGACGGAGTGCGTCTTCGTGCAACAGTGAGCGAATTCGGGCCCGTACTGCTTTCAAGAATTTTGAATGTATCAGAGACCCAAGCCGGGATCATCTCTATAATCTTTAAGTATTGCGACGATAACAAACTGCCGCTCTTAGACCTTAAGGATTTTAAAAAGATCCTGCAATACTCCACCAATGAAGGTAAAAAGGAATTTGCCGATGAATACGGCCGAATTTCGCCAGCATCTACCGGAGCTATTCTTAGACGCGTTGTAGAACTGGAACAGCAAGGGGGAGATCTTTTCTTTGGGGAGAAATCATTTGATACTGATGATTTGCTGCGTGTAGATGACAATGGCATGGGCTATATCAATGTGGTTCGTTTAACGGACATCCAAGACCGCCCAAAGCTCTTCTCTACCTTTATGCTATCTCTTTTGGCAGAGATCTATTCCACCTTCCCAGAACAAGGAGATAGTGGTCGTCCGGAGTTGGTGATCTTTATCGACGAGGCGCACCTAATTTTCAAAGAAGCCAGTGAAGCGCTTTTGGATCAAATTGAATCCATAGTAAAACTAATTCGTTCTAAAGGTGTTGGACTTTACTTTGTGACGCAGAACCCAACAGATGTGCCAGAAGCTGTATTGAGTCAATTGGGACTTAAGATCCAACATGCACTACGTGCTTTTACTGCCAAAGACAGAAAGGCCATAAAACTCACTGCAGAGAACTATCCGCTCTCTGATTATTACAAAACAGACGAGGTATTGACCTCTTTAGGAATTGGAGAAGCCTTAGTTACCGCCCTTAACGAGAAAGGGGTTCCTACGCCATTGGCTGCGACCATGCTTCGCGCCCCTATGAGTCGTATGGACGTTCTAGAAGACGACGAGTTGAAAGAATTGATAGACAATTCAAAGCTGATAAAAAAATACAACGAGGAGATCGACCGCGAAAGCGCCTACGAGCTGCTCAACAAGAAAATCGAAGTTGCCGAGCGTGAAGAAACGCGCGCCAAAGCTGAAAAAGAGAAAAAAGAGACCAGCCGAGCCAGTAGCCGCAGAAGCTCTAGTAGCAGACGCTCAAGCAGACAGAATCCGGTGGTCAAGGTCTTGACAAGCCCAACTGTGATCCGTTCGGTACTCGGAATTTTAGGAAAATTAATCAAGTAA
- a CDS encoding VOC family protein, with the protein MSAIRPFHLAIPVHNLEECRSFYRDVLGCLEGRSSDHWVDFDFYGHQLVIHYKEKSAADLHTNAVDGKAVPVPHFGVVLTMEDFESLSKALQERGIEFIIEPYIRFKGEAGEQATMFFLDPAGNALEFKAFKNIEQLFAVD; encoded by the coding sequence ATGAGCGCGATTCGCCCCTTTCACCTGGCAATTCCGGTGCATAATTTAGAAGAATGCCGCAGTTTTTACCGCGATGTTCTAGGCTGTCTAGAAGGTCGTAGCAGCGATCATTGGGTTGATTTTGATTTCTACGGACATCAGTTAGTGATCCACTACAAAGAAAAATCCGCAGCAGATCTGCACACCAACGCAGTAGACGGTAAAGCCGTTCCTGTTCCGCACTTTGGTGTAGTGCTGACCATGGAAGATTTTGAAAGCTTATCAAAAGCGCTGCAAGAGCGAGGGATCGAATTTATCATCGAGCCTTACATTCGCTTTAAAGGGGAGGCTGGAGAGCAAGCCACCATGTTCTTTTTAGATCCCGCCGGAAACGCGCTGGAGTTCAAGGCCTTTAAAAATATCGAGCAGCTTTTTGCAGTAGATTAA
- the ffh gene encoding signal recognition particle protein, with translation MFDNLSDKLDKALHVLKGHGQITEVNVAETLKEVRRALLDADVNYKIAKEFTNTVKEKALGQNVLTTLQPGQLMVKLVKDELTELMGGDAAGVNLGGNPSVILMSGLQGSGKTTFSGKLANYLKSKKSKKPLLVACDVYRPAAIDQLHVVGDQIGVEVYSDRDNNDPVAIATAAIAHAKSNGHNVVIVDTAGRLAVDEEMMTEIANIHAAIKPEETLFVVDSMTGQDAVNTAKAFNDRLNFDGVILTKLDGDTRGGAAISIKSVVNKPIKFIGTGEKMEAIDVFYPSRMADRILGMGDVVSLVERAQEQFDEEEARKLQKKIAKNQFGFDDFLKQIQQVKKMGNMKDLIGMIPGAGKALKGVDIDDDAFKHIEAIIHSMTPEERSNPALINASRKKRIGKGSGTSVQQVNQLLKQFNQMSKMMKMMQGGGGRKMMQMLGKQR, from the coding sequence ATGTTTGATAATTTAAGTGATAAGTTAGATAAAGCCTTACACGTGCTCAAAGGGCACGGTCAGATTACCGAAGTTAACGTGGCCGAAACCCTCAAGGAAGTGCGTCGTGCGCTTTTAGATGCCGATGTTAACTACAAGATCGCCAAGGAGTTTACCAATACGGTAAAGGAGAAAGCCTTGGGTCAGAATGTATTGACCACTTTGCAGCCTGGCCAGTTAATGGTCAAATTGGTGAAAGATGAGCTTACCGAGCTTATGGGTGGCGATGCTGCTGGAGTTAATCTCGGAGGGAATCCGTCGGTGATTCTCATGTCCGGATTACAGGGTAGTGGTAAAACGACCTTTTCCGGAAAGCTTGCCAACTATTTAAAGAGTAAAAAATCCAAGAAACCATTATTGGTAGCTTGTGACGTATATCGTCCTGCAGCGATAGATCAGTTGCACGTAGTAGGAGATCAGATAGGGGTTGAGGTGTATTCAGACCGAGACAACAATGATCCTGTAGCTATTGCCACTGCCGCAATTGCTCACGCTAAATCTAACGGACACAATGTGGTTATTGTCGATACGGCTGGTCGTTTGGCTGTAGACGAGGAGATGATGACCGAGATCGCTAATATTCACGCAGCGATCAAACCAGAGGAAACCTTGTTCGTGGTAGATTCCATGACAGGTCAAGATGCCGTGAACACAGCCAAGGCCTTTAACGACCGCCTGAATTTTGACGGGGTTATCCTAACCAAGCTAGACGGTGATACTCGTGGTGGAGCTGCAATCTCTATTAAGAGTGTTGTGAACAAGCCGATCAAGTTTATCGGTACCGGAGAAAAGATGGAGGCCATTGATGTGTTCTATCCTTCTCGTATGGCAGACCGTATCTTGGGGATGGGAGACGTAGTGTCTTTGGTGGAACGCGCTCAGGAGCAGTTCGACGAAGAAGAGGCGCGCAAGTTGCAAAAGAAGATCGCCAAGAATCAATTTGGTTTTGACGATTTCTTAAAGCAGATCCAGCAAGTTAAGAAGATGGGGAACATGAAAGACCTCATTGGAATGATCCCAGGGGCTGGAAAGGCCTTAAAGGGAGTCGATATAGACGACGATGCCTTTAAGCATATCGAAGCCATCATTCACTCTATGACTCCAGAAGAGCGCTCTAATCCTGCGCTGATAAACGCCAGTCGTAAAAAACGCATCGGTAAAGGTTCGGGTACATCTGTACAGCAGGTGAACCAGCTGCTCAAGCAATTCAATCAGATGAGTAAGATGATGAAGATGATGCAAGGCGGAGGCGGCCGCAAAATGATGCAAATGCTGGGTAAACAGCGCTAA
- a CDS encoding bifunctional 5,10-methylenetetrahydrofolate dehydrogenase/5,10-methenyltetrahydrofolate cyclohydrolase, with product MILLDGRKCSNEIKEEIKEQVDALKAKGQKVPHLAAVLVGNDGASLTYVGSKVRACERVGFESTLIRLDEETSEEVLLKTIDNLNNDDEIDGFIVQLPLPKHIDEEKVLLAVDPDKDVDGFHPTNFGRMALDMESFIPATPFGIMELLRRNEVDTQGKHTVIIGRSHIVGRPMSILMSRKGNPGNSTVTLTHSRTKNIEAYIKAADIVISALGVPEFVKADMVKEGAVVIDVGITRVPDESQPKGYVIKGDVEFEGVSAKASHITPVPGGVGPMTIAMLLQNTLLARARKA from the coding sequence ATGATACTACTAGACGGACGCAAGTGCAGTAACGAGATCAAAGAAGAGATCAAAGAGCAAGTAGATGCTCTCAAGGCCAAAGGCCAAAAAGTACCGCACCTGGCAGCTGTCTTAGTAGGAAACGACGGAGCCTCGCTCACTTATGTAGGTAGTAAGGTTCGCGCTTGTGAACGCGTAGGATTCGAATCTACTTTGATCCGTTTGGACGAAGAGACCTCCGAAGAAGTATTGCTTAAGACGATAGATAATCTCAACAACGACGATGAGATAGATGGTTTTATCGTACAGCTTCCCTTACCAAAACACATCGATGAAGAAAAGGTCTTGCTGGCTGTAGATCCTGATAAAGATGTAGACGGTTTCCACCCGACCAATTTTGGGCGTATGGCCTTGGACATGGAAAGTTTTATTCCAGCCACACCATTTGGCATCATGGAACTGCTCCGCAGAAATGAAGTTGACACCCAAGGGAAACACACTGTGATCATAGGTCGGAGTCATATAGTAGGCCGCCCAATGAGTATCTTGATGAGCCGCAAGGGTAATCCCGGAAACTCAACCGTAACCTTGACACACTCTAGAACTAAGAACATCGAAGCGTACATCAAGGCGGCAGACATTGTGATCTCGGCTTTAGGGGTGCCTGAGTTCGTAAAGGCCGATATGGTCAAAGAAGGTGCTGTTGTTATCGATGTGGGTATCACTCGTGTTCCAGACGAATCTCAGCCGAAAGGGTATGTAATTAAGGGTGATGTAGAGTTTGAAGGTGTAAGTGCCAAGGCTTCGCATATCACTCCAGTTCCTGGTGGAGTAGGGCCTATGACCATTGCAATGTTGTTGCAAAACACGCTTTTGGCCCGAGCTAGAAAAGCTTAA